Proteins encoded in a region of the Rothia mucilaginosa genome:
- the murD gene encoding UDP-N-acetylmuramoyl-L-alanine--D-glutamate ligase, translating into MSTNEQPDAARIEANAAAIAVNPVYENERLAELTHWGAPWANLRVAVVGMGTSGDAVTDVLAQLGAHIVVIDGADTPEKRERIEIYKNAYGNVEGLFGPEHMRALPPVDGQEPELVVTSPGLRPDHPVMLDAYERRIQIWGDVELAWRLNERSDRPTPKWLCLTGTNGKTTTVGMVDSILKAAGKKSIQVGNVGMPIVYAIADDEPYEFFAVELSSFQLHWTYSMSPYASVVLNIAEDHVDWHGSFDGYKADKARVYEHTQVACIFNTDHVDTLRMVENADVIEGARAIGFSSTEMPAVSMLGLAEDIMVDRAFLKNRYNEAYELAVLEDLAPAPGKMPAKHTVENALAAAALCRAADIDPKAVGAGLRSFKTGAHRNQLVGYANDIMWVNDSKATNPHAANASMSGYPSLVWIAGGLSKGVEYDELIAAHAQRLKAVLIIGTDTAALKSALANHAPQVPTYNMTAAVADSSDGIAVMNAAVAKAAELAHPGDTVLMAPASASMDQFKNYAVRGDAFANAVAAQLADS; encoded by the coding sequence ATGTCAACTAATGAACAGCCGGATGCCGCTCGCATTGAAGCGAACGCCGCCGCTATTGCGGTGAACCCGGTGTATGAGAACGAGCGCCTCGCGGAGCTGACTCACTGGGGTGCCCCCTGGGCTAACCTGCGAGTGGCCGTGGTGGGCATGGGTACCAGCGGCGACGCCGTGACCGATGTGCTCGCCCAGCTGGGTGCACATATCGTTGTCATCGACGGGGCTGATACCCCGGAGAAGCGTGAGCGCATCGAGATTTACAAGAACGCCTACGGTAATGTTGAGGGCCTGTTCGGTCCCGAGCACATGCGCGCACTGCCCCCGGTGGATGGTCAGGAACCCGAGCTTGTGGTAACCTCCCCGGGCCTGCGTCCCGACCACCCGGTCATGCTGGACGCGTATGAGCGTCGCATCCAGATTTGGGGCGATGTGGAGCTGGCGTGGCGCCTGAATGAGCGCAGCGACCGCCCGACTCCCAAGTGGCTGTGCCTGACCGGTACGAACGGTAAGACCACCACCGTGGGCATGGTGGATTCTATTCTGAAGGCTGCCGGTAAGAAGTCTATTCAGGTGGGTAACGTGGGTATGCCCATCGTGTACGCCATTGCCGACGATGAGCCCTATGAGTTCTTCGCGGTGGAGCTGTCCAGCTTCCAGCTGCACTGGACCTACTCGATGTCCCCGTACGCTTCGGTGGTTCTGAACATCGCTGAGGATCACGTGGACTGGCACGGCTCCTTCGACGGCTACAAGGCTGATAAGGCTCGCGTGTACGAGCACACTCAGGTTGCTTGCATCTTCAACACCGACCACGTAGACACCCTGCGCATGGTCGAGAACGCGGACGTCATTGAGGGCGCTCGCGCGATTGGTTTTAGCTCCACTGAGATGCCCGCCGTGTCTATGCTCGGCCTGGCTGAGGACATCATGGTGGACCGCGCCTTCTTGAAGAACCGTTACAACGAGGCGTACGAGCTGGCGGTTCTGGAGGATTTGGCTCCGGCACCCGGTAAGATGCCCGCGAAGCACACCGTGGAGAACGCTCTGGCGGCTGCAGCGCTGTGCCGTGCGGCTGATATTGACCCGAAGGCTGTGGGCGCTGGTCTGCGTTCCTTCAAGACCGGTGCGCACCGTAACCAGCTGGTGGGCTACGCGAACGACATCATGTGGGTGAACGATTCGAAGGCTACGAATCCTCACGCCGCGAATGCATCAATGAGCGGTTACCCCTCGCTGGTGTGGATTGCCGGTGGTCTGTCGAAGGGCGTTGAGTACGATGAGCTGATTGCTGCTCATGCTCAGCGCCTGAAGGCTGTGCTGATTATCGGTACTGATACTGCGGCGTTGAAGTCGGCGTTGGCTAACCACGCTCCGCAGGTTCCGACCTACAATATGACCGCCGCTGTGGCTGATTCTTCGGACGGCATTGCCGTGATGAACGCGGCCGTTGCGAAGGCTGCTGAGCTGGCGCATCCGGGTGATACTGTGCTGATGGCTCCCGCGTCTGCGTCAATGGACCAGTTCAAGAATTATGCGGTGCGCGGTGATGCGTTTGCGAATGCTGTTGCCGCCCAGCTGGCAGACTCTTAG
- a CDS encoding UDP-N-acetylmuramoyl-tripeptide--D-alanyl-D-alanine ligase, with translation MIKLSAAQIIEATGGTAIGLDGREEQVFADFATTDSREVQTGTLFVAKPGMVTDGHRFIPMAFEKGATLALVEREVLDEQGVPYPSIQVPDVVLAMGDLARYSIEQMRAQGELTVIGITGSAGKTTTKDLLAAIFTPEGPTVAPVGSYNSEVGVPLTVFRADESTRYLVIEMGADHVGNIEYLANIAHPDHGAILKVGTAHAGEFGGVDNIERTKGELAEGVQPTGSLALNADDERVLRMASRSVAPITYFGVGEKTDANGQPYERYVAALNLRTTDAGCPEFTLRLPDGSEYEISSQLIGEHHVYNLLAAATIAYNSGISGEKIARALNKAAAASKWRMARTDRADGVTVINDAYNANPESMAAALRTLAQLGRTVDPATGQPHRTWAVLGAMLELGDASVEEHDRIGRLVVRMNISKLIAVGDETKPIYNAAHLEGSWGNEATWVKTPEEAEQILRAEVRPGDIVLFKSSNGAKLGILGDQVAFAEYTFGAEEEQAPTWLSAGDFVETTDLSDHLAAYLDGAANGDRTSTEQTTNEG, from the coding sequence ATGATTAAGCTCAGCGCCGCTCAGATTATTGAGGCAACCGGCGGCACCGCTATCGGCTTGGACGGTCGTGAGGAGCAGGTGTTCGCAGACTTCGCCACCACCGACTCCCGCGAGGTGCAGACCGGTACCCTGTTCGTGGCGAAGCCCGGCATGGTCACTGACGGCCACAGGTTCATCCCCATGGCGTTTGAGAAGGGCGCGACCCTGGCACTGGTCGAGCGTGAAGTACTCGACGAGCAGGGCGTGCCGTACCCGAGCATCCAGGTGCCCGATGTGGTACTGGCGATGGGCGATTTGGCGCGCTACTCCATTGAGCAGATGCGCGCTCAGGGTGAGCTGACCGTTATCGGTATTACCGGTTCTGCCGGTAAGACCACCACCAAGGACCTTCTTGCCGCCATTTTCACCCCGGAGGGCCCGACCGTTGCCCCGGTTGGCTCCTACAACAGTGAGGTGGGCGTGCCCCTGACCGTTTTCCGCGCGGATGAGTCCACCCGCTACCTGGTGATTGAGATGGGTGCGGACCACGTGGGTAACATCGAGTACCTGGCGAATATTGCGCACCCCGATCACGGTGCCATCCTGAAGGTTGGTACCGCGCACGCTGGCGAATTCGGCGGTGTGGACAATATTGAGCGCACTAAGGGTGAGCTGGCTGAGGGCGTTCAGCCGACCGGTTCCCTGGCTCTGAACGCTGACGATGAGCGCGTATTGCGCATGGCGTCGCGTTCGGTCGCGCCCATTACCTACTTTGGCGTGGGCGAGAAGACCGACGCGAACGGTCAGCCCTACGAACGCTACGTTGCGGCGCTGAACCTGCGCACCACCGACGCCGGCTGCCCCGAATTCACTCTGCGCCTGCCTGACGGTAGCGAGTACGAGATTTCCTCGCAGCTGATCGGTGAGCACCATGTGTACAACCTGCTGGCTGCGGCGACGATCGCCTACAACAGCGGTATTTCGGGTGAGAAGATTGCTCGCGCGCTCAACAAGGCGGCGGCAGCTTCGAAGTGGCGTATGGCCCGCACCGACCGCGCCGACGGCGTGACTGTCATTAACGACGCCTACAACGCGAACCCCGAGTCGATGGCGGCTGCACTGCGCACTCTGGCGCAGCTGGGCCGCACCGTTGACCCGGCGACCGGTCAGCCGCACCGCACCTGGGCTGTTCTGGGCGCCATGCTGGAGCTCGGTGATGCCTCCGTGGAGGAGCACGACCGCATCGGCCGCCTCGTGGTGCGCATGAACATTTCCAAGCTGATTGCTGTGGGTGACGAGACGAAGCCCATCTACAATGCGGCTCACCTGGAAGGCTCCTGGGGTAATGAGGCGACCTGGGTGAAGACCCCGGAAGAGGCAGAGCAGATTCTGCGCGCCGAGGTTCGCCCCGGCGACATTGTGCTCTTCAAGTCCTCGAACGGCGCGAAGCTGGGCATTCTGGGCGACCAGGTTGCTTTCGCCGAGTACACCTTTGGCGCTGAGGAAGAGCAGGCACCGACCTGGCTTTCTGCCGGTGATTTTGTTGAAACCACCGATTTGAGTGACCACCTTGCCGCTTACCTGGACGGTGCCGCTAACGGCGACCGTACCTCGACCGAACAGACCACGAACGAAGGGTAG
- the mraY gene encoding phospho-N-acetylmuramoyl-pentapeptide-transferase, translating into MITVLIAGIFGFLISLTALPVFIKKMKSLKLGQLIREEGPAAHQHKAGTPTMAGLIFIPAAILAYFLTLAVSALFFGTAPMPTATAWLTIAFTLGMLGVGAADDIMKFRNKGNEGLTEKQKTIGLLGVTLPFAYLAFQFPNESGARPASTAISFVRDLPIDLFAAGAVFGSILLVGWITLISLSGTNAVNFTDGLDGLAGGIMMTIFSGYLTISIWQYVHACSAGAGTACYDVRDPGSLALIAASLVGSLAGFLWWNVSKAQIFMGDSGSLALGGAMVAFALFTRTELLLLVIALIPVLEVFSVIVQKFVFKTSRKRSVAAGEKPLHAHRYFRMTPFHHHMEKVGVNGKYSIDKRGIAPGTVSSGEVNSVFRLWVVNALCVLVALALFFGDWFSQTSGVIH; encoded by the coding sequence ATGATTACCGTGCTGATTGCTGGAATCTTCGGATTCCTCATCTCCCTCACCGCGCTGCCGGTGTTCATCAAGAAGATGAAGTCCCTGAAGCTTGGCCAGCTCATCCGTGAGGAAGGCCCGGCAGCCCACCAGCACAAGGCGGGCACCCCCACCATGGCGGGTCTGATTTTCATCCCCGCGGCGATTCTCGCCTACTTCTTGACGCTGGCGGTGAGCGCGCTGTTCTTCGGTACCGCACCGATGCCGACCGCCACCGCGTGGCTGACCATCGCCTTCACCCTGGGTATGCTCGGCGTGGGTGCGGCGGACGACATCATGAAGTTCCGCAATAAGGGCAACGAGGGTCTGACCGAGAAGCAGAAGACCATCGGCCTGCTGGGTGTGACCCTGCCCTTTGCCTACCTGGCGTTCCAGTTCCCGAATGAGTCGGGTGCTCGTCCGGCGTCGACCGCTATCTCGTTCGTGCGTGACCTGCCCATCGACCTGTTCGCGGCGGGCGCGGTCTTCGGCTCCATCCTGCTGGTTGGTTGGATTACCCTCATCTCCCTGTCCGGCACGAACGCCGTGAACTTCACCGATGGTCTGGACGGCCTGGCTGGCGGCATCATGATGACCATCTTCTCCGGCTACCTGACCATCAGCATCTGGCAGTACGTGCACGCCTGCTCCGCTGGTGCCGGCACCGCCTGCTACGATGTGCGCGACCCCGGTTCGCTGGCGCTGATTGCCGCCTCCCTGGTGGGTTCGCTGGCTGGCTTCCTCTGGTGGAACGTGTCGAAGGCGCAGATTTTTATGGGCGACTCCGGCTCCCTGGCACTTGGTGGCGCAATGGTTGCTTTCGCACTGTTCACCCGCACCGAGCTGCTCCTGCTGGTCATCGCCCTGATTCCCGTGCTGGAAGTGTTCTCTGTGATCGTGCAGAAGTTCGTGTTCAAGACCAGCCGTAAGCGTTCGGTCGCAGCGGGGGAGAAGCCCCTGCACGCGCACCGTTACTTCCGTATGACCCCCTTCCACCACCACATGGAGAAGGTCGGCGTCAACGGCAAATACTCAATTGATAAGCGAGGCATTGCCCCCGGTACCGTCAGCAGCGGCGAAGTGAACTCCGTGTTCCGCCTCTGGGTTGTTAACGCCCTCTGCGTGCTCGTTGCCCTGGCGCTGTTCTTCGGTGACTGGTTCTCGCAGACTTCTGGAGTGATTCACTAA